A window from Micromonospora profundi encodes these proteins:
- a CDS encoding AAA family ATPase produces the protein MEGSETGWGRPAEPAPRWRALLDRARLGGRAAEQPEPDRQADEQPPDPLPRRAAPNGYAGRAPAIGHPAELTYGQDPGYRAEGTYRVDPARRSEPGYRSEPDYRAEPAYRSEPGYRSEPDHRAEPTYRSEPAYRSEPAYRPEPGYRAEPGYGAESGYGAEPGYRAEPGYRAEPGYRAEPVEQRRAEPVESRRAEPESRRAAEPVESRYALLDNGYRQGGPTIESRYALLDTGYQPGTGYAPVPAAPAPAAPPITPPPAPPITPPPAPPVSSALAERGYPARIEWRPQGVDQEVERATAVLRRDLGTPRVFAFANPKGGVHKTTATVLAAATVGSVRGRGVLAWDDNELRGTLGLRAGSARHARTIRHLISDLAQIEILEGSTLLERLDDYLRHASDGSYDVLAGEESPRFAQRLDQFTVKRVLELLRRTHDVVCVDTGNNVESPNWRTVMQAADQLVVTTVPREDAAFSADWMLDLLHEVGMGELADNAVTLISCPTPGRSPLQDDLERHFATRTRAVAVVPYDPALETGSSIEYHQLQPETRQAWLRAAAVMAEPFAR, from the coding sequence GTGGAGGGCAGTGAGACCGGCTGGGGCCGGCCGGCCGAACCAGCACCGAGGTGGCGGGCATTGCTGGACCGCGCCCGGCTGGGCGGCCGCGCCGCGGAGCAGCCTGAGCCCGACCGCCAGGCCGACGAACAGCCACCGGACCCCCTGCCGCGGCGTGCGGCCCCCAACGGCTACGCCGGGCGCGCGCCCGCCATCGGGCATCCGGCCGAGCTGACGTACGGCCAGGACCCGGGTTACCGGGCCGAGGGGACCTACCGGGTCGATCCCGCCCGCCGCTCCGAGCCGGGGTACCGGTCGGAGCCGGACTACCGTGCCGAGCCCGCCTACCGGTCCGAGCCGGGATACCGGTCGGAGCCGGATCACCGCGCCGAGCCGACGTACCGGTCCGAGCCTGCCTATCGGTCGGAGCCGGCGTACCGCCCCGAGCCGGGGTACCGCGCTGAGCCGGGATACGGTGCCGAATCGGGATACGGTGCCGAACCCGGTTATCGGGCCGAGCCTGGTTACCGCGCCGAGCCCGGTTACCGCGCCGAGCCGGTCGAGCAGCGCCGCGCCGAGCCGGTCGAGTCACGGCGTGCCGAGCCTGAGTCGCGCCGGGCGGCCGAGCCTGTCGAGTCGCGCTACGCGCTGCTCGACAACGGCTACCGGCAGGGCGGGCCGACGATCGAGTCCCGGTACGCGCTGCTGGATACCGGCTACCAGCCGGGTACCGGCTACGCGCCAGTGCCGGCCGCGCCGGCACCCGCCGCGCCGCCGATCACCCCGCCGCCGGCCCCACCGATCACCCCACCGCCCGCGCCGCCGGTCAGCTCGGCGCTCGCCGAGCGCGGCTACCCGGCCCGCATCGAGTGGCGTCCGCAGGGCGTCGACCAGGAGGTGGAACGCGCCACCGCCGTGCTCCGCCGCGACCTGGGCACGCCCCGGGTGTTCGCGTTCGCCAACCCCAAGGGCGGGGTGCACAAGACCACTGCCACCGTGCTCGCCGCCGCCACCGTCGGCAGCGTACGCGGGCGCGGCGTGCTGGCCTGGGACGACAACGAGCTGCGCGGCACCCTCGGGCTGCGCGCCGGCAGCGCCCGGCACGCCCGCACCATCCGGCACCTGATCAGCGACCTCGCCCAGATCGAGATCCTGGAAGGCTCGACCCTGCTGGAGCGGCTGGACGACTACCTGCGGCACGCCTCCGACGGCTCGTACGACGTGCTGGCCGGCGAGGAGAGCCCTCGCTTCGCTCAGCGGCTGGACCAGTTCACCGTCAAACGGGTGCTGGAGCTGCTGCGGCGTACCCACGACGTGGTGTGCGTGGACACCGGCAACAACGTGGAGAGCCCCAACTGGCGCACCGTCATGCAGGCCGCCGACCAGCTGGTGGTGACCACCGTGCCCCGTGAGGACGCGGCGTTCAGCGCCGACTGGATGCTCGACCTGCTGCACGAGGTCGGCATGGGCGAGCTGGCCGACAACGCCGTCACGCTCATCTCCTGCCCGACGCCGGGCCGGTCGCCGTTGCAGGACGATCTGGAGCGGCACTTCGCCACCCGTACCCGGGCGGTGGCAGTGGTGCCGTACGACCCGGCGTTGGAGACCGGGTCGTCGATCGAATACCACCAGCTCCAGCCGGAGACCCGGCAGGCGTGGCTGCGTGCCGCAGCGGTCATGGCGGAGCCGTTCGCCAGGTGA
- a CDS encoding LON peptidase substrate-binding domain-containing protein, whose amino-acid sequence MTARLPVFPLATVLFPGLVLPLHIFEERYRALVRHLVGLPEGAPREFGVVAIQAGWEVASTGPGGRPTPGVGDVTLHEVGCTAELRQVTELDDGGFDIVTVGRRRFRIADVDDAAAPYLTADVEWLPEPAGPDEVADLLAARVIAVFRQYLGLIRADPEEISEQLPEDPTVLSHLVAATAALTVDDRQRLLAIDDTASRLRAELRLLNREAALLRQVRAVPVPLSELASPPTPN is encoded by the coding sequence GTGACCGCACGGCTGCCGGTGTTTCCGCTCGCAACGGTGCTCTTTCCCGGGTTGGTGCTGCCACTGCACATCTTCGAGGAGCGCTACCGCGCCCTGGTTCGGCATCTGGTCGGCCTGCCCGAGGGCGCGCCGCGCGAGTTCGGGGTGGTCGCCATCCAGGCCGGCTGGGAGGTCGCGTCCACCGGTCCGGGTGGCCGACCGACGCCCGGCGTGGGCGATGTCACCCTGCACGAGGTGGGCTGCACCGCCGAACTGCGCCAGGTGACCGAGCTGGACGACGGCGGTTTCGACATCGTCACTGTCGGCCGACGCCGGTTCCGGATCGCCGACGTCGACGACGCCGCCGCGCCCTACCTCACCGCCGACGTCGAGTGGCTGCCCGAGCCGGCCGGGCCGGACGAGGTGGCCGACCTGCTGGCGGCGCGGGTGATCGCTGTGTTCCGGCAATATCTGGGGCTGATCCGGGCCGACCCCGAGGAGATCTCCGAGCAGCTGCCGGAGGACCCGACAGTGCTCTCCCACCTGGTGGCGGCCACCGCCGCACTGACGGTGGACGACCGGCAGCGGCTGCTGGCGATCGACGACACCGCCTCCCGGCTCCGCGCCGAGCTGCGGCTGCTCAACCGCGAGGCGGCTCTGCTGCGCCAGGTGCGGGCGGTTCCGGTGCCGCTGTCGGAACTGGCATCCCCGCCGACGCCCAACTGA
- the hisH gene encoding imidazole glycerol phosphate synthase subunit HisH has translation MTADVVVLDYGSGNLRSAERALAAAGAAVRVTDDLAAAAAADGLVVPGVGAFAACMAGIDALGAGPVIAERVAAGRPVLGICVGMQVLFEYGEEHGVVTKGLGLLPGGVTRLAAVRLPHMGWNTVRAARGSVLFAGLPAESRFYFVHSYAMGEPAALAAAGAAVTTAHHDTDFVAAVERGPLSAAQFHPEKSADTGAALLRNWLATLPSGD, from the coding sequence GTGACCGCCGATGTGGTGGTGCTCGACTACGGCTCGGGCAATCTGCGGTCGGCGGAGCGGGCGTTGGCCGCGGCCGGCGCGGCCGTGCGGGTGACCGACGACCTCGCGGCGGCGGCTGCCGCCGATGGCCTGGTGGTGCCGGGCGTGGGCGCGTTCGCGGCGTGCATGGCGGGGATCGACGCGCTGGGCGCGGGTCCGGTGATCGCCGAGCGGGTCGCGGCGGGCCGGCCGGTGCTCGGCATCTGTGTGGGCATGCAGGTGCTCTTCGAGTACGGCGAGGAGCATGGGGTGGTGACCAAGGGGCTCGGTCTGCTGCCCGGTGGGGTGACCCGCCTGGCTGCTGTCCGGTTGCCGCACATGGGCTGGAACACGGTTCGGGCGGCGCGGGGTTCGGTGCTGTTCGCCGGCCTGCCGGCCGAGAGCCGCTTCTACTTCGTCCACTCGTACGCGATGGGTGAGCCGGCTGCGCTGGCGGCTGCCGGTGCTGCCGTGACCACGGCTCACCATGACACCGATTTCGTGGCCGCCGTGGAGCGCGGGCCGCTCTCGGCTGCCCAGTTCCATCCGGAGAAGTCCGCCGACACCGGTGCCGCGCTGCTGCGCAACTGGCTCGCCACGCTGCCCAGCGGTGACTGA
- a CDS encoding histidinol-phosphate transaminase: MTSLEDLPIRDDLRGLTPYGAPQLDVPVRLNTNENSYPVPEPVVDAIGKALAAELRELNRYPDRDAVALRADLADYLGHDLTVDQVWAANGSNEIQQQLLQAFGGPGRSALGFVPAYSMHPLLAMGTGTRWVPVQRGVDFGLTADEAVAQVREHQPDVVFLCSPNNPTGTALDPAVVAAVLDAAPGIVVVDEAYAEFARPGTVSALAVLPGHPRLVVTRTMSKAFGFAGGRLGYLAADAAVVQAVQLVRLPYHLSALTQAAARAALAHRDALLGTVSAIMGQRDRIVATLRGRGLRVADSDANFVLFETGGDQATAWRALLEQGVLVRDVGLPGWLRVTAGTPAETDAFLTAMETVSLRAPQSRPKGKT; the protein is encoded by the coding sequence GTGACGAGCCTGGAGGATCTGCCGATCCGCGACGACCTGCGCGGGCTGACGCCGTACGGGGCGCCGCAGCTGGACGTGCCGGTGCGGCTCAACACCAACGAGAACTCCTACCCGGTGCCGGAGCCGGTGGTCGACGCCATCGGTAAGGCGCTCGCCGCCGAGTTGCGCGAGCTCAACCGCTATCCGGACCGGGACGCGGTGGCGCTGCGCGCCGATCTGGCCGACTATCTCGGGCACGACCTCACCGTCGATCAGGTGTGGGCGGCGAACGGCTCCAACGAGATCCAGCAGCAGTTGCTCCAGGCGTTCGGCGGCCCTGGTCGCAGTGCGCTCGGCTTCGTGCCGGCGTACTCGATGCACCCGCTGCTGGCGATGGGCACCGGCACCCGGTGGGTGCCGGTGCAGCGCGGCGTCGACTTCGGGTTGACCGCCGACGAGGCGGTCGCCCAGGTCCGCGAGCACCAGCCCGACGTCGTGTTCCTCTGCTCGCCGAACAACCCCACCGGCACGGCGCTGGACCCGGCGGTGGTCGCGGCGGTCCTCGACGCGGCACCGGGCATTGTGGTGGTCGACGAGGCGTACGCCGAGTTCGCCAGGCCCGGCACTGTCAGCGCCCTCGCGGTGCTGCCCGGGCACCCGCGGCTCGTGGTGACCCGGACGATGAGCAAGGCGTTCGGGTTCGCCGGGGGCCGGCTGGGCTATCTGGCGGCAGACGCGGCGGTGGTGCAGGCGGTGCAGTTGGTCCGGTTGCCATACCATCTGTCCGCGTTGACCCAGGCCGCCGCCCGCGCGGCGCTCGCGCACCGCGACGCCCTGCTCGGTACGGTGAGCGCGATCATGGGCCAGCGGGACCGGATCGTGGCGACTCTGCGCGGGCGAGGGCTGCGGGTGGCCGACAGCGACGCCAACTTCGTGTTGTTCGAGACCGGCGGCGACCAGGCCACCGCCTGGCGCGCCCTGCTGGAGCAGGGGGTGCTGGTCCGCGACGTCGGCCTGCCGGGCTGGCTTCGGGTGACAGCGGGCACCCCTGCCGAGACCGACGCTTTCCTTACCGCGATGGAGACTGTGAGCTTGCGCGCCCCGCAGTCGCGACCGAAAGGCAAGACATGA
- the hisD gene encoding histidinol dehydrogenase translates to MLNRIDLRGGLGDPRRLLPRAQLDVSVAVERIKPLVEAVREHGYPAIREASERFDGVSPEVLRVPVEVIAEAEGVLDPAVRAALLESISRARRVHDDQRRTDHVTQVVPGGTVTERWLPVDRVGLYVPGGLAMYPSTVVMNVVPAQAAGVRSLVVVSPPQKDNGGLPDPRVLAACALLGVDEVYAVGGAQAVAMLAYGSAVDPAGELRCEPVDLITGPGNIWVTAAKRLLRGVVGIDAEAGPTEIAILADDTADAAHVAADLISQAEHDPLAASVLVTPSLELVDAVERELARQVPATKHTERVTTALTGEQSGVVLVDDLEAGLRVVDAYAAEHLEIQTADAREWALRVRNAGAIFVGAWSPVSLGDYCAGSNHVLPTGGCARHSSGLSVQSFLRGVHLIEYTEAALREVAPHVVTLANVEDLPAHGQAVQARFPGGPA, encoded by the coding sequence GTGCTGAATCGGATCGACCTGCGCGGTGGCCTCGGTGACCCGCGCCGCCTGCTGCCCCGTGCCCAGCTCGACGTCTCCGTGGCCGTCGAGCGGATCAAGCCGCTCGTGGAGGCGGTCCGGGAGCATGGGTACCCGGCGATCCGGGAGGCCAGTGAACGGTTCGACGGTGTCTCGCCCGAGGTGCTGCGCGTCCCGGTCGAGGTGATCGCCGAGGCCGAGGGGGTGCTCGACCCGGCCGTGCGCGCCGCCCTGCTGGAGTCGATCAGCCGTGCCCGTCGGGTGCACGACGACCAGCGGCGCACCGACCACGTCACGCAGGTGGTGCCGGGCGGCACTGTCACCGAGCGGTGGCTGCCTGTCGACCGGGTCGGCCTCTACGTGCCAGGTGGGCTGGCCATGTACCCGTCGACAGTCGTGATGAACGTGGTGCCGGCCCAGGCGGCCGGTGTGCGTTCGCTCGTGGTGGTCAGCCCGCCGCAGAAGGACAACGGCGGCCTGCCCGACCCCCGGGTGCTCGCCGCGTGCGCGCTGCTCGGCGTCGACGAGGTGTACGCGGTGGGCGGCGCCCAGGCGGTGGCGATGCTTGCCTACGGCTCGGCGGTCGACCCGGCCGGTGAGCTGCGGTGCGAGCCTGTCGACCTGATCACCGGGCCGGGCAACATCTGGGTGACAGCCGCCAAGCGGTTGCTGCGCGGTGTGGTCGGCATCGACGCCGAGGCCGGTCCGACCGAGATCGCCATCCTCGCCGACGACACCGCCGACGCGGCGCACGTCGCCGCCGACCTGATCAGCCAGGCCGAGCACGACCCGCTTGCCGCGAGCGTGCTGGTGACCCCGTCACTGGAGCTTGTCGACGCGGTCGAGCGGGAGCTGGCCCGGCAGGTGCCGGCCACCAAGCACACCGAGCGGGTGACCACGGCGCTGACCGGCGAGCAGAGCGGCGTGGTCCTCGTCGACGACCTCGAGGCGGGGCTGCGGGTGGTCGACGCGTACGCGGCCGAGCACCTGGAGATCCAGACGGCCGACGCCCGGGAGTGGGCGCTACGGGTCCGCAACGCCGGGGCGATCTTCGTGGGCGCCTGGTCGCCGGTGTCGCTCGGCGACTACTGCGCCGGCTCCAACCACGTGCTGCCCACCGGTGGCTGCGCCCGGCACTCCTCCGGTCTGTCGGTGCAGTCGTTCCTGCGCGGTGTGCACCTGATCGAGTACACGGAGGCAGCCCTGCGCGAGGTTGCCCCGCACGTGGTCACCCTCGCGAACGTGGAGGACCTGCCCGCACACGGCCAGGCCGTCCAGGCCCGCTTCCCGGGAGGGCCAGCGTGA
- a CDS encoding DUF2567 domain-containing protein: MNPDSPDSERPTPPGGEPSVPQASADPFAPAHSPGGTPPPHDGLVGPLPVGPPRRPGRIWATVLGTALVLAVLGAPLGLLWAALAPDTPVLKTAEGAIYAQPQPEQPIAADGWFSLVGLGFGVLAALALWFLLRRWRGPVGLLAAVLGALAAAPVAWQVGRRIGLSTYDRLLDTAPAGQAFTKPADLRAGGVDWLFGVLPVPHGSLLLPAFGAAITYTLLAGWSRWPSLRPEPDPAALSWASAGMPVPTAAPEPPAPGAAEPPRG, from the coding sequence GTGAACCCCGACAGTCCCGATTCCGAGCGGCCCACGCCGCCCGGCGGTGAGCCGTCCGTACCTCAGGCGTCCGCGGATCCGTTCGCGCCGGCGCACAGCCCGGGCGGTACGCCGCCGCCCCACGACGGGCTCGTCGGCCCGCTCCCGGTGGGGCCGCCGCGCCGACCGGGCCGGATCTGGGCGACGGTGCTCGGCACCGCGCTCGTGCTGGCTGTGCTGGGTGCGCCTCTCGGGTTGCTCTGGGCGGCGCTCGCGCCGGACACCCCGGTGCTCAAGACCGCCGAGGGCGCCATCTACGCCCAGCCGCAGCCGGAGCAGCCGATCGCCGCGGACGGCTGGTTCAGCCTCGTCGGGCTCGGCTTCGGGGTGCTGGCGGCGCTCGCCCTGTGGTTTCTGCTGCGGCGCTGGCGTGGCCCCGTCGGGCTGCTCGCCGCGGTGCTTGGCGCGCTGGCCGCCGCGCCGGTGGCCTGGCAGGTGGGGCGCCGCATCGGCCTGAGCACCTACGACCGGCTGCTGGACACCGCCCCCGCCGGTCAGGCGTTCACCAAACCCGCCGACCTGCGTGCCGGTGGTGTCGACTGGCTGTTCGGCGTGCTGCCGGTGCCGCACGGCAGCCTGCTGCTGCCGGCGTTCGGCGCCGCCATCACGTACACGCTGCTGGCCGGCTGGTCGCGCTGGCCGTCGCTGCGGCCCGAGCCCGACCCGGCGGCGCTCAGTTGGGCGTCGGCGGGGATGCCAGTTCCGACAGCGGCACCGGAACCGCCCGCACCTGGCGCAGCAGAGCCGCCTCGCGGTTGA
- the hisB gene encoding imidazoleglycerol-phosphate dehydratase HisB, with amino-acid sequence MSRTARVERITKETKVLVEIDLDGTGAAEISTGVGFYDHMLNQIARHGGFDLTVRTVGDLEIDAHHTIEDTALALGAAFDQALGDKAGIRRYGSATVPMDEVLVRAAVDLSGRPYVVHDEPLLVPYIGPVYATSMTRHIWESFGQAARVTLHVDVLRAARPGGHPDAHHVVEAQFKAVSRALREATAIDPRAAGAIPSTKGAL; translated from the coding sequence ATGAGCAGGACCGCCCGGGTGGAACGGATCACCAAGGAGACCAAGGTTCTCGTCGAGATCGACCTCGACGGCACCGGCGCGGCCGAGATCAGCACCGGCGTGGGTTTCTACGACCACATGCTGAACCAGATCGCCCGGCACGGCGGCTTCGACCTGACCGTGCGCACCGTTGGTGACCTGGAGATCGACGCGCACCACACGATTGAGGACACCGCGCTCGCCCTGGGCGCAGCGTTCGACCAGGCGCTCGGCGACAAGGCGGGCATCCGGCGGTACGGTTCGGCCACGGTGCCGATGGACGAGGTGCTGGTACGGGCCGCTGTGGACCTGTCCGGCCGGCCGTACGTGGTGCACGACGAGCCGCTGCTCGTGCCGTACATCGGGCCCGTGTACGCGACGAGCATGACCCGGCACATTTGGGAGTCGTTCGGTCAGGCGGCCCGGGTCACCCTGCACGTCGACGTGCTGCGGGCGGCCCGCCCGGGTGGCCACCCGGACGCGCACCACGTGGTGGAGGCGCAGTTCAAGGCGGTGTCGCGGGCGCTGCGCGAGGCCACGGCGATCGATCCGCGGGCGGCGGGCGCGATTCCGAGCACGAAGGGCGCGCTCTGA